The genomic region TGCCAGAGGACGCGCAGGTGGTGGACGCCGCGGGCACCTGGGTGCTGCCGGGGTTCGTGGAGGGCCACGCGCACGTCGGCATCCACGAGGAGGCCGAGGGCTGGGCAGGCCAGGACACCAACGAGATGACCGACCCGAACGGGGCCAGGCTGCGCGCCATCGACGCGATCAACCCGGCCGACACCGGGTTCGCCGACGCGCTCTCCGGCGGGGTCACCACCGCGGTGGTCAAGCCGGGCTCTGGCAACCCGATCGGCGGCCAGACCGTGGCGCTGAAGTGCTGGGGCCGGACCGTGGACGAGATGGTCGTGGTCAACCCGGCCAGCGTGAAGAGCGCGCTGGGCGAGAACCCGAAGCGGGTCTACGGCGAGGCGAAGAAGCTGCCCTCCACCAGGATGGGCGTGGCCGCGGTCATCAGGGACGCGTTCACCAAGGCCCAGGACTACCAGAAGAGGCGGGAGCACGCGGCGGCGGAGAACAAGCCGTTCGACCGCGATCCCACGCTGGAGGTGCTGGTGCGGGTGCTCGACGGCGAGCTGCCCTGGGCCCAGCACAGCCACCGCGCCGACGACATCGCCACCGCGCTGCGGCTGGCCGAGGAGTTCGGCTACCGGCTGATCGTCCACCACGGCACCGAGGCGCACCTGATCGCCGACCTGCTCGCCGAGCGGGACATCCCGGTGATCATCGGCCCGCTGTTCACCGCCAGGTCCAAAGTGGAGCTGCGCCAGCGCTCGCTGCGCAACCCCGGCCTGCTGGCCAAGGCCGGCGTGCGGATCGCGCTGACCACCGACCACCCGGTGGTGCCCATCCACTTCCTGGTGCACCAGGCCACCCTCGCGGTCAAGGAGGGCCTGGACGAGCGGACCGCGCTGCGCTCGATCACGGTCAACCCGGCCAAGATGCTCGGCCTGGCGGACCGGATCGGCTCGCTCAAGCCCGGCGCGGACGCCGACGTGGTGCTCTGGTCCGGCGACCCGCTGGACGTGATGAGCCGCGCGCTGCGGGTCTTCGTGGACGGCCGCGAGGTCTACACCTTCGACGAGCACCGCGGCGAGGGCGTCGTGGCCAGCCCCTACCGGCGAGGAGCCCGTTCATGATCATTGTTGGTGGCGAGGCCCTGGTCGACCTGGTCCCCGATCCGTCCACAATGGACGGTGAGCTGGGTCCGCTGCTGCCGCGCCTGGGCGGCGGCCCGTACAACGTGGCGGTCGCGCTGGGCAGGCTGGGCGTGGCCGCCGGGTTCGTCTCCCGGCTCTCCACCGACCAGTTCGGCGACGCGCTGCTGGACCGGCTGGTCGCCTCGGGCGTGGACGTCTCCGGCGTGCAGCGCGGCGCGGAGCCCACCACGCTGGCCGTGGTCGGCCTGGCCGCGGACGGCTCGGCCCGCTACTCCTTCCACGTGGAGGGCACCGCGGACCGCCTGGTCGCCGACCCCGGCCCGCTGGCCGCGGAGGCCACCGCGCTCGCCCTCGGCACGCTGTCGCTGGTGCTGGAGCCGGGCGCGAGCGCGTACGAGGCGATGATGCGCCGGGAGGCCGGGCGCGGGCTGTTCGTCTCGCTGGACCCCAACATCCGCGCCGGGCTGATTCCGGACCCGGACGCCTACCGGGCCCGGTTCCGCGGCTGGCTGCCGCACGTGACCCTGCTCAAGCTGTCCGTGGAGGACGCGGACTGGCTCGGCGCGGACGTGCCCGGCTGGCTCGGTCAGGGACCGGCCGCAGTGCTGCTCACCCACGGCGGCGACGGCCTTGAGGTGCGCACCGTGGACGGGCTGTCGGTGCGGGTCCCGGCGACCGAGGTGGACGTGGTGGACACCATCGGCGCGGGCGACACCGTGCACGCCGCCCTGCTCGGCTGGCTGGCCCAGCAGGGCGCGCTGTCCAGGGATGCCCTGGGTGACCTCAGTGAGGGGCAGTGGGCGGCCGCGCTGGAATTCGCCGGGCGGGCCGCCGCGCTCACCTGTTCCAGGGCGGGGGCCGAACCGCCGTATGCGGCAGAACTCCAGAGTCCTTAATTGCCGGCGTTTTCCGCGCGGCAAATAAATCGATATTTCCAGGTGCTGGATCAACCACGATCAAGAATCACGGCGGGTAGCCGGACGGCACGCTGCACCCGAGTGGTCCAGTCCACTAGGTGACCCTGGTTACCCACCGGTACCGCGCTACCCCGAGGACGATCTTGATCGATGCATCTGGCACTGTAGTGGACGTCACGTACCGCTCTGGCCTGCGTGGATCTGGTCTTGATCGATCGGATTCCCTAGGTTGGAACCCACCGGTGCCACTCAGGTAACCGGACGGGCGTTATGTGATACCTGTCCCAGATGAGCCGCTGGGCCACTCACGCGGCTGCGCTGGGATGTAACGCCCACTAGCGTGACAACCGACAGGACCCCAACGAGGCGGTTGCTGCGGGTGGTGGCAAACCCACCCCGCGCGCGTGAAGCGCCTCGCCTTAGCGTGAGAGGGACTCGCATGCCCGACGCGACGACCGCGCCAGATTCGACGGTGGAACCAGCCAAACACCGTAACGTCGCGCTACGTTATGACGGCGGGGAGCATGAGATGCCGGTGGTCGCGGCCACCGACGGCGCGCCGGGCTTCGAGCTCGGCAAACTGCTCTCCACAACCAAGATGGTCACTCTCGACCCCGGTTTCGTGAACACCGCCTCCTGCACCTCGGAGATCACCTACATCGACGGTGACGCCGGCATCCTGCGCTACCGCGGCTACCCGATCGAGCAGCTGGCCGCGAAGTCCAGCTTCGTCGAGGTCAGCTACCTGCTGATCTACGGCGAGCTGCCCACCCAGGCGCAGCTGGACGACTTCACCAGCAAGATCAGCAGGCACACCCTGCTGCACGAGGACCTGAAGCGCTTCTTCGACGGCTTCCCGCGCGACGCGCACCCGATGCCGGTGCTGTCCTCCGCGGTCTCCGCGCTGTCCACCTTCTACCAGGACAGCCTGAACCCCTTCGACGACAACCAGGTGGAGATCTCCACCATCCGGCTGCTGGCCAAGCTGCCGACCATCGCGGCCTACGCGTACAAGAAGTCGGTCGGCCAGCCCTTCCTCTACCCGGACAACTCGCTCGGCCTGGTGGAGAACTTCCTGCGGATGACCTTCGGGTTCCCCGCCGAGCCCTACGAGGTCGACCCGGCCCTGGCCCGCGCGCTGGACCTGCTGCTGATCCTGCACGCCGACCACGAGCAGAACTGCTCCACCGCGACCGTGCGCCTGGTGGGCTCCTCCGAGGCCAACCTGTTCGCCAGCGTCTCGGCCGGCATCAACGCGCTGTTCGGCCCGCTGCACGGTGGCGCCAACCAGGCCGTGCTGGAGATGCTGAACAAGATCCACGAGGACGGCGGCGACGTCGACTCCTTCGTGAAGAAGGTCAAGAACAAGGAAGACGGCGTCCGGCTGATGGGCTTCGGGCACCGGGTCTACAAGAACTACGACCCGCGCGCGGCGATCATCAAGAAGACCGCGGACGACGTGCTGAGCAAGCTCGGCGTGCAGGACCCGCTGCTGGACATCGCGCTCAAGCTGGAGGAGTACGCGCTCAGCGACGACTACTTCATCCAGCGCAAGCTGTACCCGAACGTGGACTTCTACACCGGCCTGATCTACAAGGCCATGGGCTTCCCGACCCGGATGTTCACCGTGCTGTTCGCGCTCGGCCGCCTGCCCGGCTGGATCGCGCAGTGGCAGGAAATGATCAAGGACCCGGCGCGCAAGATCGGCCGCCCGCGCCAGGTCTACATCGGCGCGGCTGAGCGCGACTACCAGTCGATCACCGAGCGCTGACCGCCTGACCCCACCGAAGCGGCCCCGGTTCGCATCCCCCGTGGATGTGCCGGGGCGCTTTGCTGTGGGTACCTTCCCGGTGTGACGGCTGTGCTGTGGTTCCGGCGGGACCTGAGACTGGGCGACCACGCGGCCCTGCTGGCCGCCGCGCAGCGGAGCCGGGACGTGCTCGCGGTGTTCGTGCTGGACGAGGCCCTGCTCAAGCCCTCGGGCCCGGTCCGCCGGACCTTCCTCTACCGCAGCCTGCGCGCGCTGGAGGAGCAGCTGGACGGCCGCCTGCTGGTGCTGCGCGGCGATCCGGCGGCCGAGCTGCCGAAGGCCGCCGGGCAGGTCGGCGCGGACAGCGTGCACGTCTCCGCGGACACCGGCCCGTACGGCCGGGAGCGGGACGAGCGGGTGGCGAACGCGTTGGCGGACAACGGGATCGAGCTGGTCCGGACCGGCTCGCCGTACGCGGTCACGCCCGGCCGGGTGCGCAAGGGCGACGGCACCCCGTTCAAGGTGTTCACCCCGTTCCGCCGGGCCTGGGCCGAACACGGCTGGCGAGCGCCCGCGGACACCGA from Crossiella sp. CA-258035 harbors:
- a CDS encoding amidohydrolase, which translates into the protein MDIAITGGYVVPVEGEPIDGGTVLISDGKIVAVGTEEAVDVPEDAQVVDAAGTWVLPGFVEGHAHVGIHEEAEGWAGQDTNEMTDPNGARLRAIDAINPADTGFADALSGGVTTAVVKPGSGNPIGGQTVALKCWGRTVDEMVVVNPASVKSALGENPKRVYGEAKKLPSTRMGVAAVIRDAFTKAQDYQKRREHAAAENKPFDRDPTLEVLVRVLDGELPWAQHSHRADDIATALRLAEEFGYRLIVHHGTEAHLIADLLAERDIPVIIGPLFTARSKVELRQRSLRNPGLLAKAGVRIALTTDHPVVPIHFLVHQATLAVKEGLDERTALRSITVNPAKMLGLADRIGSLKPGADADVVLWSGDPLDVMSRALRVFVDGREVYTFDEHRGEGVVASPYRRGARS
- a CDS encoding carbohydrate kinase, translating into MIIVGGEALVDLVPDPSTMDGELGPLLPRLGGGPYNVAVALGRLGVAAGFVSRLSTDQFGDALLDRLVASGVDVSGVQRGAEPTTLAVVGLAADGSARYSFHVEGTADRLVADPGPLAAEATALALGTLSLVLEPGASAYEAMMRREAGRGLFVSLDPNIRAGLIPDPDAYRARFRGWLPHVTLLKLSVEDADWLGADVPGWLGQGPAAVLLTHGGDGLEVRTVDGLSVRVPATEVDVVDTIGAGDTVHAALLGWLAQQGALSRDALGDLSEGQWAAALEFAGRAAALTCSRAGAEPPYAAELQSP
- a CDS encoding citrate synthase, which translates into the protein MPDATTAPDSTVEPAKHRNVALRYDGGEHEMPVVAATDGAPGFELGKLLSTTKMVTLDPGFVNTASCTSEITYIDGDAGILRYRGYPIEQLAAKSSFVEVSYLLIYGELPTQAQLDDFTSKISRHTLLHEDLKRFFDGFPRDAHPMPVLSSAVSALSTFYQDSLNPFDDNQVEISTIRLLAKLPTIAAYAYKKSVGQPFLYPDNSLGLVENFLRMTFGFPAEPYEVDPALARALDLLLILHADHEQNCSTATVRLVGSSEANLFASVSAGINALFGPLHGGANQAVLEMLNKIHEDGGDVDSFVKKVKNKEDGVRLMGFGHRVYKNYDPRAAIIKKTADDVLSKLGVQDPLLDIALKLEEYALSDDYFIQRKLYPNVDFYTGLIYKAMGFPTRMFTVLFALGRLPGWIAQWQEMIKDPARKIGRPRQVYIGAAERDYQSITER